The Nicotiana sylvestris chromosome 6, ASM39365v2, whole genome shotgun sequence genomic sequence tgttgttttgttcaactgctcaacgaccgaatactccttagcttgtattttcctccaaagatcatcggccCCAGTTTCAATAGTTCAtccagaggcttgcttactggactcaacTAGGTGCTCTGGACTGTAAACCCTGcttgttctggtcataccctgcgcagcaattgcttctcccgtcttggttttccctttcctccttgcttcagctgtgtaatcccatggtatggcatttgagtggaacggtgttatgtctgacattgctacaggaataGGTATCCCtggtggtaacacaacaactttgAAAGGTGTCGGTGCCTTCGGGACTCCAAACTAAACCTCAATTGGTCCGGGCgcctttgcagaagaaggtgcttcaatgcgagaggtatagacatatttaaTTCATCTCCCTAGGAAGGATGATTCTGCACAACAATTGGGTTAAGCGTTACCgccggtttctttggctcatcacctTCAGCAATCAATCTTATCGACCCTTTAGGGTCCCAATCAttttcgatctcgatcatgtgaatgaatccacctttgtgatcaggcagagggttgttgcggatattaggagcaggctccttttctacgataaccttattgtcgattaGAGTTTGAATCctgtccttcaacgagcggcactcgtcaatggtatgtcccttcatgtcggagtggtatgcataggtcttattagggttgacccactagGAAGGATTTTCTgaagttatggcagggataggggagacgtaaccagcaactttaagtctctcatacagctggtcaattggctcaacgatggttgtatattgtctcggaggtctgcggtcaaaatttggtctaggtcaagggaaattttggcgagtggggaGTGATTGGTAGTGaaagggttgggcattataagcttggtaaacaggtgcaggttgagagtatctgggtgaagttaGTTGATATGTGAGAGGTgaagatgattggtaaacgggcggtggattttggtaagagggtgcaggtgcttggtaattcgtgataggctgatatgtaagtggaggtgatgggtaagtgtggtatttcagtggtgatttggctccctgtgcgaccatcacggcaCTCACATCCTTCTTTTTGGACGTgccaccggactgtaaagccttgttggtggcctgcaatgcttcaagattagtaaccataccattcttaatgccttcctcaattctttctcccagcttgacgATATCGGAGAATTTTTTGCCCTCGatcaacatcaacctctcataatattgtggatcatgagcccggacgaagaatttgttcatctgttccacTTCTAAGGCTgtcctgaccttagcagcctctgatctccaacgagtagcatactcgcggaatgtctcggttggcttcttcttcaaattctggatgtagaatacatctaGTGCATTCTttgtattgaatcggaacctatccatgtaatttgatgccatacctacccagctggtccatttcttggggtcctggctgatgtaccaggataaaccatcccccttcagacttctcattaagagtttcatacggattttctcatccCTTCCGACTCCAActagcttatcacaatatgttctcaaatggactctgggatctcccatGCCATCGAAAATTTCGAacatgggaggtttgtacccctctggaagttcaacatctggctgaatgtagaggtcctcataattcaacccctctatacctttgtttccttccatgccctggactcggctggtcaacttcttgagttctgttGCCAAGTTTCtaataagagagtccttgtcatcagaatcaggtgcacttgagattggttgagtgtagcgGGGTACGGTATCTATGTAGATGGAAGTGttgtggaggtggtcgtttgtggtgttcagtggttcagggatgagtaATAGAGTGTAgtttggagtgtggcatgtgttgcagtgttgagcatgagtgggttcCATCTATGGTtatggggtgttctgtggaggtgcgggattttgagcattttgaaagttgacatcaggagcggtgagagtgaatgataaatttgcaaagttccgaacttgatccagttcttctcggaacttcaatagtttctactcaagttgggcagcagttttgTTAGGAACcagggtaccctgaggaatctcagtTCTTTCCTTTTTGGTGCTTGAATCTTCCATTCTACTTTTGTTCTTGTTCcagataggactcggaggaggatgaggtggagggctcttggatctcgtactgtatgatgatggtgccaaaatgcacgaactaacctttggggaggggaataataaaaataaagaaaaataaaaaaaggtaaCAAATTTGTACGGATTATGAGGAAGAtgttgtagtatttaaacacattgtgcaaggaTATAAATCACGTCTTAATTTAGGTGCCTTGTTGTGCCgaaggtaggcctagcaacaaattaatttggagaacttataatgctaaatgcctcattttattgataaaaataagacgaaaccaaaacgacgctaaataacagaaagtaaaatgtcactagtggccatcgggcttattacatcattaaagcaaaataaaagactcccaactacttggtcccagaaggaccttccctagattcggcatCTTTGTCTCCCTCGAagagcttcaccagctcgcgcagtcctagcagcagataagcttgggccaaatgtcctcctgcattcccttcagcgttttgacaatcttcaatcctcttaaGGAACTTTCCTTCCAGTTCCACTAGACCTcactccaaataccctagtcacTTGTTGgtgctgacagccatatccttccattcctcgatcaacttctgatgggcttcttgtatttcccgatgctcacgtTCACACTCTCAaattctcttgcgcagttgaCTGTACTTAACCTGCGCTTTAGCTTTCTCGTCGATAATTCTGTGTCCTCAAATGAACCtgggctgacccataccattgtga encodes the following:
- the LOC138870530 gene encoding uncharacterized protein — encoded protein: MEPTHAQHCNTCHTPNYTLLLIPEPLNTTNDHLHNTSIYIDTVPRYTQPISSAPDSDDKDSLIRNLATELKKLTSRVQGMEGNKGIEGLNYEDLYIQPDVELPEGYKPPMFEIFDGMGDPRVHLRTYCDKLVGVGRDEKIRMKLLMRSLKGDGLSWYISQDPKKWTSWVGMASNYMDRFRFNTKNALDVFYIQNLKKKPTETFREYATRWRSEAAKVRTALEVEQMNKFFVRAHDPQYYERLMLIEGKKFSDIVKLGERIEEGIKNGMVTNLEALQATNKALQSGGTSKKKDVSAVMVAQGAKSPLKYHTYPSPPLTYQPITNYQAPAPSYQNPPPVYQSSSPLTYQLTSPRYSQPAPVYQAYNAQPFHYQSLPTRQNFP